The genomic region TTAAACTGTGTGGACAATTTCATCCCGTTCAGAAATAAACATTAaggtaaaatgtcaaaattatgggctctaaatattaatgaaataaatcatgtagttttttaattgaaacaaatttaaaaagtaaaagtcaCCACAGATTATAATCGTGAAATatctgatattattattatgccacattaactgtaataattaaatatttaattggaaGGATATATAAGTGACTTACAGAATGGCCTAAGTGAATTAGCCGTTTATATtcccttaaatttattttcttcttttatattgtttatgaatTAATCAATGTAAACCTCATGTTATCcatattattattgcaatagATTATATTGATGATAAGCGAGGTTGAATAATCGTTTTCATGGTGAATTTTTGATGATTTATAtacttagtaatttaatttgactgcctcgttggtctagtggatatATGTAAGGTAGCAGActcggaggtcttgggttcaattcccaggtcgggccaattgggttattgggtttttctgtcagaaaattctcagtagcagcccggagtttggaaatTGAAAgtgtgtgcctcggaaagcacgtaaggccgttggtcctgcgcctgaactctttccggtcgtgtcggattgccgtcccatcggattataagaattagggaatagagagtgcacctgtgtttgcccacacacttgtgcgctataatatctcctgcaagctaatctctcttgagattggccaccgtggccaaaatcggtctggagggtattattaatttattttcacattGGCTGATAACTGCTGCAGATATCAATATGTTATTATTGAGTTTCTCTGCAATTCTTCGTCACACAAGTGCTAATTttacttgtaaaattataatcaaaactcGAAAGCTTGTGAGAACATAGCacgtacatttatttaattattatattgatattttatttgtattagtatttgatatataaaaatatttatcataatccACACTTCTGATGATGCAAGAGCTGACGCATATCGAGCTCAAAGGATTTAACTCTAAGCCTAACTCATCGAGCTATAGCATCTTGCGTAAAATGTTACAATTCTAATGCATAACAGTATACGCTCACAattctattccgatccaacttcggCCGAACTTTAACTGGATGTTGGTTTTAGTATAATAGAAAAACagtaaaacgattttataatatgacaatCTGTTATAAGAATTGGCCTTCGAAATgccaaaagtatttttatataaaacttatattaccattgctctataattttttttattaattttgtaatcatttataaatcttgcatatatgtatgtactcgTTTTGTATGAATTCAtatcattacaataaataaacgaaaccAAAACCATActgatattcaattaattattctagAAGATCAATTATATCATATCCATTATCATATCAGATGCTGTGGCAGATCTTGTCAATAGCTGGTCTCGTGGTGTCTGTCTCTAGTCACGGTCGTGTGGCGTTCCCACCCTCGAGGGCTTCTATGTGGCGTAATGGGTACCCTACACCACACAACTACGATGACACTGGCCTATTTTGTGGAGGCTTCGATCGTCAATACTCAATAAATGGTGGAAAGTAAGTGTTCTTTATGCAATTATTATGACGTTGAAATTTCTGAAATAACTTCTAATTTTCTTTTTCCTTTAATAATTGctacaaaaattatatgttatatcaaACCAACATTATGTTCtgcatgtaatatttataattgactaatatttatatcacattTTAGGTGCGGCATTTGCGGAGACGCGTTTGACTTAAAAGAACCGAGACCTCATGAAATTGGTGGCAAATATGGCTTAGGTATTATTGTCGCTGAGTACGAAGCCGGTCAAGTGTTCGAAGCAACCGTTGAAATCACCGCTTACCATCGTGGCTACTGGTACTTCAAGATTTGCCCTGACCCGAACACAAACGAACAGTCCTGTTTCGATCAATACCTGCTTGAACTAGAAGATGGAGGAACAAAATACTACCCTCCCAGTGTAGGCAAATTTGCAGTGAACTACCGACTACCTAAAGACTTAGTTTGCGACCATTGTGTCCTCCAGTGGAGATATGTAGCTGGTAACAATTGGGGCGTCTGCCCAAATGGTACTTCGGGACTAGGTTGTGGAAACCAGGAAACGTTTGGCGCTTGTTCTGATATTAAAATCACAACACCTATAGTTGTGGGCGAGGTGGGCCCGATACCTGTGGAATTGGACGATCAATCTTAAATAAACTGCTGCAAAGACATCTTTACAATATCAGTATATTCGTTAAGTCATGGAACTTTTAGGAACATTTCatctagtaaaattttatattcattcataCCAATTCAACCATTCAAGTAAAAATACAGCGTGAGATTTTATGTTcacttcattatttatataaaatagtgaaCTATTTTAGTTAGCCTTGTCTCGATTTTATAACAGATGAAACTAGACTAGACTAGACTTTTAAAGGTATATgctattgtttgttatttatttttttatttttttcattatttatggataatattaaagtgtaaaaagttatttaacgttatttatttatttgtttaaattacaattcagaaattgcatttattttacaGTCATTGAAAGTTTCATGATAAAGCGCGGCGATCTTTGAAGCGACTGttacagtaaataaaataaaagtaatgtacACGCACCTCGTTTTTGATTGCCCGATAACATAATCCTTTTATTGTTTCCAAAAAGATTGatgcaattaaattattcatttaatctaCATTTATTGCTGGGgagttaagttttataatttcctttatttaatttattgcaaagATAACATGTGTCATAATGTATAAAGATTCAtaatttggtttatttattcatttagaaaattacaagtatacaaTTGCAATCAGTTGGttaagtcccactgctggataaATGCCGGTTTTGGTGTAGTTGGTGGTAGCGTTGTTCGTCCCGTCTGGGTTGCTCCCCTTTATCACATAGTCTATATCAAATGGCAATACTAAaaagtgttccggtttgagtgggtgagccagtgtgaaTGTGTGCgagtgttatgtcccttgtgcctttagttacacttaactaaaggcacaagggacataacgtaaCGAGACGTAAGATTCCAAATTTCTTAATATCAATTGAGTTTCCTCTTAAAACTGACAGAAATAAGATGCAACTCCTCTCGGGTTttaagttttgaaaatattttttaaacaatatatatgacgaatattcaaataatatttcgatTATTAACAAAGAATATTTCGAATCCCTTAATGCAGCATAAAATTGTACAGCGGTATACTTACACAATGCTTTGTctctttctttcgaatgtcaatttACTGATGAtgaaaagagagaaatcagtatgtttattattttgaatataacatTAAGCTATAATAGACATACATTTGGTCAATATTAAACACGATTCAGTATCGAAGCCTTAAAAATTGAAAGATTATtacgattttgtttattttgttaaaattatgttgttatataaatatcgcAGTACGTGATTTAATTTctaaaagtgaaaataaattttaaaagtgtgATTTACACAACTTAACAGTGTGGTTTACACAGCctcatacaaaattattattcttataaaatataaaaataatttcaaattatcatTCAAAAAGATAACTCCACGGCGGGGAATCGAACCCCGGTCTCCCGCGTGACAGGCGGGGATACTTACCACTATACTACCGAGGATGATGCGTGGGTAACTGAAAAAcgtattattaacttattttgtatACAGTTATAGGTATATCATACAATGTATATTTAACCCCCGGTAACCTCtcccatttatttttaaaggtaacAATTACGTAATACCAATAAGAAATTTTCGGTctgattatattgtatataaacttttattataaattacataagaaAGACTGATAAATCTTAAAGTTAAAACATTCGTGAAATTAACATATTGTTTAGATTATTGTAATAAAGAAACTGTG from Nymphalis io chromosome 11, ilAglIoxx1.1, whole genome shotgun sequence harbors:
- the LOC126771786 gene encoding uncharacterized protein LOC126771786, which encodes MLWQILSIAGLVVSVSSHGRVAFPPSRASMWRNGYPTPHNYDDTGLFCGGFDRQYSINGGKCGICGDAFDLKEPRPHEIGGKYGLGIIVAEYEAGQVFEATVEITAYHRGYWYFKICPDPNTNEQSCFDQYLLELEDGGTKYYPPSVGKFAVNYRLPKDLVCDHCVLQWRYVAGNNWGVCPNGTSGLGCGNQETFGACSDIKITTPIVVGEVGPIPVELDDQS